The following is a genomic window from Lysinibacillus sp. G4S2.
TTTTGAAAATCTTCTGAACGCCCTTCTGCCATTGCATTTATGCTTATGCCAGATGTGTTTGAACTAATAATTGTTCCAGGCGCACGTACTGCATCAATTTTTTCATATAGGCTTTGTTTAATCGCTAAATTTTCAACGACAACTTCGATGATCCAATCTACATCTTTTAATTTCTCTAAATCGTCCTCAAAGTTACCAACTGTTAGTAGTGATAAATTTTTCTTAGAAGTAAGTGGTGCCGGCTTTTGCTTTAATAACTTTTGAAGAGCTCCGTTTACGATACGATTTCTTACTGCAGGATGCTCTAAAGAAAGATTCTTTGCTTCTTCCTCTTTTGTTAGTTCCTTCGGCGCAATGTCTAATAATAATGTTGGAATACCGATGTTTGCTAAATGTGCTGCAATTCCAGAGCCCATTACCCCAGAACCTAGAACAGCTGCTTTTTTAATGTTGTAAGTCACAAGCAATTCCCCCTTATTCTCCCATTGAATGAATAGCCATTCATTTTTTGACCAAAAAAATATCAAGTTTACCTTAGTGTATTTTTGTCCAGATTTTGAATTGATCTAGCTCAATTCAAGTTTAACGCGTGGCGTATTCTGTGACATACGACTGAGGCTTATCTTTGTTCAGCTACCATTCTGATTTAGAGGTACACATCTTCTGCTGAATAAAGATAAAACTACTTTTTCTGTTTTTAGTGTAGAATATTTTGTTTAATTTAGCAATCTTTTTTCACTAATTATTTTTGCAATATACAACTTATTTCGTTTTTTACGAGCGAAAATAAGACAATAAGTAGATATCAATTATTCCAAACAGAAAACTTTCAGGTTGCGATAAAAATGTGTAGAATGGAAAGCGAGGAGAGTGAAATACTAATGAAAACAATTACAACTGCTGACCAATTTAATGAACTGATCTCAGGTGATCAAAAAGTGCTAGTGAAATTTTACGCTGGATGGTGCCCAGATTGCACACGCATGGATATGTTCATCGATCCAATTATCGAAGAGTACAGCCAATATGACTGGTACGAACTTAATCGCGATGAGCTTCCAGAAATTGCGGATAAATATGATGTAATGGGTATTCCAAGCCTACTAATTTTCCAAAACGGTGAAAAATTAGCACACTTACATAGTGCCAATGCTAAATCACCTCAGCAAGTTACAGATTTCTTATCTGCACAACAATAATTAGCTAGGCTAAAACAGCAATGAAAAGCTTCTAATTTGTGGCGAAAGCGAAAGCGTCGGCCGCAAGTTACAGATTTCTTATCGGCAAAAAAGAGCTGCATTTCTTATTGAAATGCAGCTCTTTTTAGAAAGGAGATTATGATGCGCCAGCAATTGTCGCTACTTGGAAAATCACAATATGATGCATCCATTTCACCAAACTATCGTAATTCTGCTTGCGGACCTACAACTGTACACGTAATCTTAAACTATTTAGACGAGACGACTCCTTCGGTAAATGAGCTTTACAAACTTCTTGGTGGCACGAAAATTGGGTTATTTAAATGGCGTCTAATTCGCAATCTTCGCCGGCTTCATCCAACATGGAATATTCGCGATTGTACATTAAAGGAGGCAATGCAGGAAATCGATGCAGACCGCCCTGTCGCCATACGTTTCGACCGCTATTTCAGCCTACATTGGCGCGATAAAAAATCTGCCTTCGCCTATCATTGGGTACCTCTCATTGGCTATGAAATACGAAATGATGAGCTGTTTCTAATATTCCACGATAATGGTGGCCCTAATCGTGAAAGTAAAATTCGAGTGGCTTCCTTCAAAGATAATGAGAAAGTATTAAGCTTCGTAAAAATCACACCGAACTAAGTGAGAGCGTGCCTGCAATGTTTGGACACGCTCTTCTTATAATTATTTACTTTTCTCAAGAATATCCTCTAGAACCTGTGCAAAAATATCTGTTGTTCTATACATTTCTTCCAGCGTATTTTCTATACCTCCCATTTCTACTAATACTGAATTATCATGGAGTTCTTGATTGTAGGTATTTTGGGGATTGACCCCTTTTTCTATTACACCTATTGATAGTCCCGGATATAATTTTTCTAGTTGTTCATGAAGCTGAGTTGCAAATTTTTTATTCGTTTCATAATTTCCACTCGTTTTTGATACGACAAATTTAATTTTTGCGTACTCTTCCCCTTTAATTTCAATTGTGGATTCACGTCTTTTTGTAGAATCTCGATGTATATCAAAAACCATGCGAATACTGTCATTTTCAGCTAAGACTTTCTGTAAATTTTCCCGTGAAACTTTATATGAATCCTGAAAATATAAACCTCTTTGTTTTAAGATTCCAGCTACATCTGTCTCATCATGAATTGCTGGAACCTGCAATTCCTTTAATGCTCTACTTAACTCTTTACCTACCAATGTTATATTTTTAGTATCACTATACGCCCGCTCTCTATACACCTGCTGTGCAGAAACCTCTGGAATAAATGATTCTATATTATGTGAATGATAAATATAAACTACAGGTTCTTTTTCGTCCATTGCGTAAGACGATGACGCCCCTCCAACACTTTGGACTACCTCTGAAACTTTGCTATTTCCATTAAAGAAGATTAACCATGAAAAAATAAATGCACAAACTAAAACACCGCTTGAAATAACAGAGAATTTTGTTATGATTCTTTTTTTGCCCATGCTCCTTGCTCGTTGTCTAAGAGTATTCTCAGTTGCAGAAACAAACTCCTTTCTAGGATGTTGAGGGTACATTTCTTTTAACATATCAAACAAGTCTTTTTCATTTTGCATTTGTCAACCCCCCCTCTATTTCAATATTCAGTTTTCTTTTAGGGCTCTATGATAATCAACTTTTACTTTCGCCGCACTACATTGAAGAATTTCCGAAGTCTCTTTAATGGAAAATTCATTAATACCTCGAAGAATGACTACCGCTCTGTAATTAGGTTTTAATTTAGCAATGGCTTCATGTATAAACTGTTTTAATTCTGTTACTTCAAACTCCTCTTCAGGCTTCTTTTCATTCGATGAAAACTGATTAAAAAAACCGTCCTTAAATAGTGAAGCAAACCTTTTCTTTCTGTAGTGATCTATTGCCACATGTTTTGCGATCGAAAAAATCCATGTTTTAAAATTGTATTTACTATTAAAATTCGTTAAATCTTTTAAGACACGAATGAATACTTCTTGGGTCAAATCCTCCGCATCATTTTGATTTCCCGTAAAACAAACAAGAAATCTATAAACATCTAAGTAATACAAGTTGTAGATTTCCACTATTCTTGATTCCAAGTTATTTGAATCAGTCAATCTTTCCCCTCCTTTTACTTATTTGCTTATAATTCGTTTGAGATTGGGAAAAGGTTACAAAAATTTGTATAAAAAAGCCTCTCCAGCAAAACGTGTGGTTGATTTCCGTTCCGGCTTGGGCGCTTTCCTAGGGGCGTCCGATGAGCCGCTTCACTCGCTTTGCTCGCTCCAGGGTCTCATCTGTGACGCTAATCCCCAAGGAGTCGCCCAGCCGGAACGAAGATCAACTAATATACAGCGCATATATTTTAAAAAATGTCACCCACAACTTTTGGTGATGAGCCATAAAAAAGCAGAGCATATTTCTATACTCTGCGTGAATAACCTGATGTTTTTTAAATAAGCGAATACAGCGAGCGTGCCTGCTTGGCGATTAATGTATAGCCACGTTGTTCTATTTCTTTGAACGTTTGAGGCTCGTAATTTGGTAATACTAAACTCGCTAAATCTGCCTCGATTGATACGTTTGTTTGAATTGTTGCAAGCTCGTGTGACAAATTAAGCATATCTAAGTTCTCTTTAATTTTCGTACGTTGTCCAGGCTTTAATTCGTCTAATGATGTAAGAACATTTTCGATAGAGCCATACGTTTGAATTAACGTAAGTGCCTGCTTTGGTCCAATTCCTTTTACGCCAGGATAACCATCACTCGAATCTCCCATAAAAGCTTTGACCTGTGCAAATTGAATAGGTTCGATGCCATACTCCTCTTTAAAGCGTGTATGCGTATAAACGTCATATTCTGTGTAGCCTTTTTTCGTAAAAGCAATTTCCGTTGATGGTCTTAAAAGCTGCAGTAAATCCTTGTCTCCACTAATTACCGTAATGTCAGCCTCGTCCTGAAATTTTGTAATCATTGAGCCAATTAAATCATCTGCCTCCATCCCTTTAACACCGAAGTTTTGCCAACCGATTTGTTCAGATAAATTTTTAGCCATATCAAATTGTGGCAACATTTCCTCCGGTGGTGCTGGACGATTAGCCTTATAGCCATCAAATAATTCGTTACGGAATGTATGTGCACCCATATCCCAACAAACGGCAAGATGCGTTGGCTTCATGATAGATTGTGCCGTTAATACATGACGTACAAATCCTTGGGCACCATTAGTCGGTGTCCCATCCGCAAGGCGAATATAATGCCCCATCGCAGCTGAAGCAAAAAATGAACGGAATAATAGCGCCATGCCATCAACAATTAATAATTTTGGTTTTGTTGTCATGATAAATAATCCTCTCTATAACAATACAATGATTGTAGTAATTCATTATTAAGCATTGTTCTATTATAGCAAACTACCACTAAACTTCATTGTAAATATATACAAGCCACTATTCCACATCCCATTTATAACTATCTACTTATCGCGCTGCCTCTTTTTGAAATACGATTGCGATGATCCAATCGAATACCTGTTAGCCAATTTAAAAATGCTGTAACGCCCATCTTAACTGTTTCTGGACGTAGATCTCCTTCCTTTGGATCCGCATAGATAAAGTCAATATGGCGAACGCCTTCATTTTCTCCAATGAGCTTGAGGATATCAAATAATTCATAGGCAGTTAGTCCACCTGGTGTTGCAGCAGGTACATCTGATGCAAATATAATATCAAGTGCGTCCAAATCTACAGATACGTATATACGATCCACCTCATACATAAGCTGACGAAGCATTTCGCGAATGGTTAGTTGAATACCATCACGACGCATTTGCTTTACCGTAATCATATGTATACCCTGTTCTTTCGCGTAATGAATCATTTCTGGTGAATTGAAAAAGCCGTGCAGCCCGACATTATAAATATGTTTGCCCTCGACAATCCCTGCAGCAATAAGATTCTGAATTGGAGAATCCATAGCTAAGCCAATTTCCTCCTGATTCCGTGCATCCAAATGCGTATCGATTTGAATGATTCCAATTCGTTCCTGTGGAAAAGCATTCTTTATCCCTCTTAGGGAACAAGCCGTAATCGCATGATCTCCACCAATAAGACAGGTGAAACTTTTAGAATAAGTGGTACTTAAGCTTTCTGCCGCAGCTTCTATAGCTGACTCTGAAAGCATTCTATCAGTCTCGTGGATGGCCACATCGCCTACATCAACGACTGCCAATGAGCGCAAATCGACTTGCTCATCTAAATTATAGGATTGAAAGCTTGGCCAAGCCTTCCGAAACGCAGTTGGATACAGTGCTTTTTGGAAAGGTTTACTACCATACGATAATAAAGCACCATATAAAATAATCTCTACATCACTTGGAATTGGATTTTCTATTTGCTTAATCCATTGATGCATAGCTGAGCCCTTTTCTTGTTTATACTGCCATTCTGGTTGAATAAACATGTTAACCTACCTCCTTCACGCCATTTTTCTATAACTATTATAACGTAGGGTTAATTTCTGTTCCGACTGGGCGCTTTGTCTCTGACGCTTCGCTTTCGCACAGAGCAAAGCTTCCTGTGGGCGTCTGATGAGCTGCAAGGAGTCGCCCAGTCGTAACGAAGATCAACTTTGCACATGACATATATTTTAACTTCTTTCAGCTTAAGTCCCCAGCCTCTATAGGTGATGAGATGAATGCGGGTTTAAGTAACTTTTCAGCGGGTCCAAACATCTTTTGAAAGAAGTTAAAGCCTCCCCAACTTTTTGGTGATGAGCCAAATTGAAATCAATTGCCCTATGCTACTTTATTGTTCCGATAAATATACCTAGAGAATTACCTTTGATATTAATAGTACCATTAGTGCATACAGTTTCGTCAAAGTTCAGTATTTTCCCTCTTAAATTCTAAAAAATTCTTCATACTCCATTTCCCCTTATAAAAAAATAGCAAACTAGGCAAATGTGGGCCTACTCGGGGTTCAGTTCATTTCACATTACCCAATCCTTTTCATTATTTCTGGTTGTTGTATATTCAATAAAACACAAAAGATACGAACCCCATCTCCCTATTAGAAAATGTGAGTCTTATTTTACTTGTACGTTATTTCCATCTAGGGTTGTAGCAGGCTCTTCTTTGATGAAGTAATGAATAATTGGTAAGACTAAGAAACTAGCGATTGCACATAATATACCAATTGCTAAGAATGTTTTTTCATTAACTAGAAGCCAAGAAGCACCTGCCGATGCAAACATCATCCCGATATACATTGCAGAACTGTTCAGTGCCATTACGGTTCCCCTAATCTTCGGACTCAATTCTGATATTAAAGCTGTTAACGATGATTGACCTAAGCCGATAGATGTACTCCATAAAACATGCACAATAATTGCGGGTACGACATTTTCCGTTAGTAATGAAAAACTAATAACACCAATAGCAGCAATAACAGCTGCTATAGATACAACGGCTTTTTTACCGATTTTGTCAGATAGTTTACCACCAATCACATTACCGATAATACTGCCAACACCCGCTAAAAAAATTACTATTCCTATTTTTCCTACACTGTAATCAAAATTTTCTTTGTAGTATACACCAATATATGAAAACATCCCTTGTAGTCCGATTGTCCATAAGAACGTAGATAATAATGCAAAAAATACAGATTGATTAGTAAATGCTGTCTTAATAGCTGAAACCATTGCAACTGGCACTGATACTGGTATTTGGTTTGTGGCAGGTGTTTTAGGTAGGGCAACTAATGTAATAAAAGTCACTAAAAGTGCTAGAATTCCTATACCATAAAATGTCCATTGCCAATTTCCAATAGACGTTAAGAATGCTCCAATTGGTACACCTAATACAGTTGATCCAACCATTGCCCCCATGATCATACCCATTGCCATTCCGCGCATTTTATATGGTACGTTATCTCCTATCAATGCAAAAATACTTGGCATAACCATAGCACCAGATAAACCAGTTAAAGCGCGAAATATCAAAACTGTATTAAAATCTTGTGTCAGTCCAGTACAAAAGGTACCAACTGAAAAAATAAACATTCCAGTTACAATCATTTGTTTTCGCCCAATTTTATCTGAAATTGACCCAAACAGTGGTGCTGTTAGTCCATAGAATAAAGCGTAAGAGGTAATGAGCCAACCCCCTTTTTCAATTGGTGTTGCTGTTGCTTTCGCAATATCAGGAATCAGTGGTGATACTACTAAAGAATCCATCCCAATAAAGAAAGCTAAAATAGCCAGTGTAAATAACATAGACTTAATTCCTCTATCATTCATATTAATCTCCCTTTACCCTAAATTTTATTTCATATATGAAATAAATAATCAAATTACTTCATATATGAAGTAATTATTTGAAATATATTTCATATATGAAGTATATTTGTAAACAAAAATGTAACTAGTTACATTTTTGTTATTCCCTTTTTATGATCTGATAAAAAATGCTTATAGCCATTGAGCGTTTCTAATAAAGAAATAAATTTTTCTTCATCAAAATAGGAAAAGTTTTCTTTAAGAAATGCTTTGTATTGAATAGCTACTTTTTCTTTAGTTTCTTTTCCTTTTTCAGTTAAGTATACTAAGGTTTCTCTTTGATCAGATGGATTTTTAGTAGTTTTTACGAAACCGTCTCTTTTCATCCTCTGAATAATAGTAGTTACATTACTAGGAGCGCATCCAATTTTCTGATTTAGATCAGACATAGAAGCCCTTTCCGTTTCAGATAATATTTGAATTACCCCAAATTGGACAGTGCTAATGTTGAACTGTTCTAATTCTGTTTCAAGATTGTTCTGTAATTGATGATACACATCTCTAATAACACTGTATAATTCCCTTGCCTCGATTTGCATAGAAAACACCCTTTCTTCAGAGAATGAAGTCTATACTAGACAACTTAGATATAAATAACGATCTTTTTATGCCAAATAATACACATGATGATTTCTCTGAGGTATAAAATATATTTCATATATGAAATATATTCTTTGTGCTATAAAATGTCAATTCTTTTAAGCTCAAAAAAGACAATTGGTGCCCTAAGTGGAATGTATGCAACTGCATACAACAAATGAATTTTTACCACAGAATACTTCAAGTGCATATTTATATAGATATGATCTTCCTTAATCCAACATAGATAGAAAAAAGATGGCTTATCACCAAAACGTGTGGTTGATTTCCGTTCCGACTGGGCGCTTTCCAGGAGGCGTCCGATGAGCCGCTTCACTCGCGTTGCTCGCTCCAGGGTCTCATCTGTGACGCTAATCCCCTAGGAGTCGCCCAGCCTCCACTCCAATCAACCAATATACAGTGCATATATTTTTAAAAATGTCACCCACAACTTTTGGTGATGAGCCAAAAAGATCAAACTTTTTTATAAAAACGAAACTTAGATTTACTAATAAAGAATCCATTTTGATTAATATTTTTTCAAAATGGATTCCTTATATTTATCGTATTAGTCAGTGCGGGTCTTCTTCACCCCATTGATTATCAGTCTTCACCAATCGGGCTTTTACGGGACAAATTTTGGCAAAGCTCCGCTACCTCGTACATCGTATAACTTTGAAAGTTATATTGATTACGTAACTTCTGATAATACTGTAAAAGCTCTTCAAGCATCGCTAAATTTTTTTCCATGTTCTTGCCAAAATTATGAGGGTGCCACCATAAATGATAAAAAGCTTCTGACGTTGCAGCTGCATGCATTCCCTCTTTAATACGTTTAATCTTTAAGCCTTCAAAAAATCGTAATGGGCTACAATATGGCCTTAAAAATGCACTTGAACGAATGTTAATAAAGGAATCCTTTTGCATTTCTTCTATCGTTACTAGATGATTTCCTGTTACATTAACATAAGTATCCAGCCATTTTTTCGCACCTAAGAGCCGACCTTTTTTCGTGAATTTTTGAGGATCATACAAAGGATGTTTTTCATTTCCTCTATAGCATACAAATCCCACTTCCTGACATGCTGGGAAATATGCTTCATTTACTTGATTACGCGGAAATACAATCGACTTCATTGGATTGATATTGTCTTCGCAAATCATTGCAGTAGCATGTAAATCTGCACGAAAATCCGCTTCAGTTTGTCCATTTTCTAAACAGTAAAAATGCGAAAATGTATGGCTTCCTATTTCCTGATGTGGCGTACATTTAATCTTCTCAATTAAGGATTTACCAAAATGTAAGAGATCCTCTTGCTCATTTTCCCCTACTTTTGTAAGTTGTGTATGTGCTGCATAGCGCATGTTTTTATATTTTACCGGGATACCTCGTAAATAATGAGCCATTTCTGCTTTTGTTTCCGCAAACAATAAACCAACCGTTGCCCAGGTCGCATGAATGCCATATTGTTCAAACAACCCTAGTATTTTAGGCAATGCTTCACGTACACCGTATAAGTTTTTATTGTATTGTCCGTATTTAAAGACATCGTGGACACCCCAATTCAGCTCAAAATCTAATGAAATGACAAGTCCCCCACGATTTACTTTGATTGCTACTTCCTCCATTTTTGCACGCCCAGTAACAGTGCACTTATTTTCGATTGGGTAATGTAGCCGGAATAAACATTAACAACCTGTCCACCGAAGCTCTGCTTAAACTCACGAACATTTTGGTCATCTGTCAGCTTTCCCATGTCATATAGAGCAAAGCCTTGCTCCTTTAAATGCAATAAATTGTGCCATAGTAAAAAACGATTTGCATAACGAACTGGTCGTTTTAAATGATCTGGCATCAATTGTGAATGACACGTCGCTACATAATAGGACATCGCTTTTTTAGCGTGTACAATATCGAGTCTATAGCATAATGTTTGTCCACAAATACTCCGAATCTCGGACAACCATAGAGCCCCTTTATCTTTTAGGAGCGTAATGGCTTCCATTTGAGATTTACTAATTAGCTCGAGCTTTTTCCTTTTGGCAAAATTATTATAAAACTGCTGAAAGGCTCGTAAATTTTCCTCTGATGGTTCTTTATAAATAAAAACTTGATAGGATTCTTTTTGTGCACGACGAAGTATTTTGCGATTACTTTCCGAAAGAGCAAGATACAATGTTAACTCACTATCTGTAAGGTGTATATGAACCGTTTCACTTTTAACAAGCTTACGGCTCGGTACAAGTGAATGTGTATAACCAACAACTTTCTTTGATTTTCTAACATTGGCTGGCTTTTCTGCAAAATAAAAATGCTGCATTGCGATATTCCATCGCTTACTTTTAATGGACAGAATGAACATCGCCCCCACTCTCTGTGTATTTTTCTACATGATTTCGCTCATAACG
Proteins encoded in this region:
- a CDS encoding polysaccharide deacetylase family protein, with translation MEEVAIKVNRGGLVISLDFELNWGVHDVFKYGQYNKNLYGVREALPKILGLFEQYGIHATWATVGLLFAETKAEMAHYLRGIPVKYKNMRYAAHTQLTKVGENEQEDLLHFGKSLIEKIKCTPHQEIGSHTFSHFYCLENGQTEADFRADLHATAMICEDNINPMKSIVFPRNQVNEAYFPACQEVGFVCYRGNEKHPLYDPQKFTKKGRLLGAKKWLDTYVNVTGNHLVTIEEMQKDSFINIRSSAFLRPYCSPLRFFEGLKIKRIKEGMHAAATSEAFYHLWWHPHNFGKNMEKNLAMLEELLQYYQKLRNQYNFQSYTMYEVAELCQNLSRKSPIGED
- a CDS encoding stage II sporulation protein P, which encodes MQNEKDLFDMLKEMYPQHPRKEFVSATENTLRQRARSMGKKRIITKFSVISSGVLVCAFIFSWLIFFNGNSKVSEVVQSVGGASSSYAMDEKEPVVYIYHSHNIESFIPEVSAQQVYRERAYSDTKNITLVGKELSRALKELQVPAIHDETDVAGILKQRGLYFQDSYKVSRENLQKVLAENDSIRMVFDIHRDSTKRRESTIEIKGEEYAKIKFVVSKTSGNYETNKKFATQLHEQLEKLYPGLSIGVIEKGVNPQNTYNQELHDNSVLVEMGGIENTLEEMYRTTDIFAQVLEDILEKSK
- a CDS encoding 5'-3' exonuclease; the protein is MTTKPKLLIVDGMALLFRSFFASAAMGHYIRLADGTPTNGAQGFVRHVLTAQSIMKPTHLAVCWDMGAHTFRNELFDGYKANRPAPPEEMLPQFDMAKNLSEQIGWQNFGVKGMEADDLIGSMITKFQDEADITVISGDKDLLQLLRPSTEIAFTKKGYTEYDVYTHTRFKEEYGIEPIQFAQVKAFMGDSSDGYPGVKGIGPKQALTLIQTYGSIENVLTSLDELKPGQRTKIKENLDMLNLSHELATIQTNVSIEADLASLVLPNYEPQTFKEIEQRGYTLIAKQARSLYSLI
- a CDS encoding thioredoxin family protein, which produces MKTITTADQFNELISGDQKVLVKFYAGWCPDCTRMDMFIDPIIEEYSQYDWYELNRDELPEIADKYDVMGIPSLLIFQNGEKLAHLHSANAKSPQQVTDFLSAQQ
- a CDS encoding MarR family transcriptional regulator, which encodes MQIEARELYSVIRDVYHQLQNNLETELEQFNISTVQFGVIQILSETERASMSDLNQKIGCAPSNVTTIIQRMKRDGFVKTTKNPSDQRETLVYLTEKGKETKEKVAIQYKAFLKENFSYFDEEKFISLLETLNGYKHFLSDHKKGITKM
- a CDS encoding C39 family peptidase, coding for MRQQLSLLGKSQYDASISPNYRNSACGPTTVHVILNYLDETTPSVNELYKLLGGTKIGLFKWRLIRNLRRLHPTWNIRDCTLKEAMQEIDADRPVAIRFDRYFSLHWRDKKSAFAYHWVPLIGYEIRNDELFLIFHDNGGPNRESKIRVASFKDNEKVLSFVKITPN
- a CDS encoding RNA polymerase sigma factor, whose product is MTDSNNLESRIVEIYNLYYLDVYRFLVCFTGNQNDAEDLTQEVFIRVLKDLTNFNSKYNFKTWIFSIAKHVAIDHYRKKRFASLFKDGFFNQFSSNEKKPEEEFEVTELKQFIHEAIAKLKPNYRAVVILRGINEFSIKETSEILQCSAAKVKVDYHRALKEN
- a CDS encoding MFS transporter — translated: MNDRGIKSMLFTLAILAFFIGMDSLVVSPLIPDIAKATATPIEKGGWLITSYALFYGLTAPLFGSISDKIGRKQMIVTGMFIFSVGTFCTGLTQDFNTVLIFRALTGLSGAMVMPSIFALIGDNVPYKMRGMAMGMIMGAMVGSTVLGVPIGAFLTSIGNWQWTFYGIGILALLVTFITLVALPKTPATNQIPVSVPVAMVSAIKTAFTNQSVFFALLSTFLWTIGLQGMFSYIGVYYKENFDYSVGKIGIVIFLAGVGSIIGNVIGGKLSDKIGKKAVVSIAAVIAAIGVISFSLLTENVVPAIIVHVLWSTSIGLGQSSLTALISELSPKIRGTVMALNSSAMYIGMMFASAGASWLLVNEKTFLAIGILCAIASFLVLPIIHYFIKEEPATTLDGNNVQVK
- a CDS encoding agmatinase family protein; protein product: MFIQPEWQYKQEKGSAMHQWIKQIENPIPSDVEIILYGALLSYGSKPFQKALYPTAFRKAWPSFQSYNLDEQVDLRSLAVVDVGDVAIHETDRMLSESAIEAAAESLSTTYSKSFTCLIGGDHAITACSLRGIKNAFPQERIGIIQIDTHLDARNQEEIGLAMDSPIQNLIAAGIVEGKHIYNVGLHGFFNSPEMIHYAKEQGIHMITVKQMRRDGIQLTIREMLRQLMYEVDRIYVSVDLDALDIIFASDVPAATPGGLTAYELFDILKLIGENEGVRHIDFIYADPKEGDLRPETVKMGVTAFLNWLTGIRLDHRNRISKRGSAISR